The Streptomyces sp. 11x1 genomic sequence GGCACCGCCGCGAAGACGCGTCCCGCCTCGACCATCGGCCGCATGTACCGCTGGAAGAGCGTCAACAGCAGACACCGGATGTGCGAACCGTCGACATCGGCGTCGGTCATCATGATGATCTTGCCGTAGCGGGCGGCGTCGATGTCGAAGGTCCGCCCCGAGCCCGCCCCTATGACCTGGATGATCGCGCCGCACTCGGCGTTCTTGAGCATGTCGGTCACGGACGACTTCTGGACGTTGAGGATCTTGCCCCGGATCGGCAGCAGCGCCTGGAACTCGGAGTTCCGGGCGAGCTTGGCCGTACCGAGCGCCGAGTCACCCTCGACGATGAACAGCTCGCTGCGCGCCACGTCGTCGCTGCGGCAGTCGGCCAGCTTGGCCGGCAGCGAGGACGACTCCAGCGCGGTCTTCCGACGCTGCGCGTCCTTGTGCTGACGTGCGGCGATGCGCGTCCGAGCTGCGGCGACGGCCTTCTCCATGACGACCCGCGCCTGGGCGGCGGCGTCCCGCTTGGCGGAGGTCAGGAACGCCTTGAGCTCCTTGGCGACCACCTGCGTCACGATGCGCCGGGCCGCCGAGGTACCGAGGACCTCCTTGGTCTGGCCCTCGAACTGCGGCTCGGCGAGCCGCACGGTGACGACGGCGGTGAGGCCTTCGAGGGCGTCGTCCTTGACGATGTCGTCCTCGGCCACGCGCAGCATCTTCTTGGCGCGCAGCACCTCGTTCATCGTGGCGGCCACGGCCTGCTCGAAGCCCGCGACGTGGGTGCCGCCCTTGGGGGTGGCGATGATGTTCACGAACGACTTGAGGGTCGTGTCGTAGCCGGTGCCCCAGCGCATGGCGACATCGACGCCGAGTTCGCGGGTGACCTGTGTGGGCGTCATCTGACCGTGCTCGTCCAGGACGGGCACGGTCTCCCTGAAGGTGCCCTGCCCGGAGAAGCGGAGGACGTCGCAGACCGGCTTGTCGGAGGCCAGGTACTCGCAGAACTCGCTGATGCCGCCGTCGAAGCGGAACGACTCCTCGCCCTTGCTGCCGCCCTCGCCGAGGCCGAACTCGTCACGGACGACGATCGTCAGACCGGGCACGAGAAAGGCGGTCTGGCGGGCGCGCTGGTGGAGGTTCTCCAGGGAGAGCTTGGCGTCCTTGAGGAAGATCTGGCGGTCGGCCCAGTAGCGCACGCGCGTGCCGGTGCGCGTCTTCGGGATCCGCTTGCCCTTGCGCAGACCTCCGGTCGCCTCGAACTTGGCGTCCGGTCCGTTGCCCGCGAAGGCGCCGGGGACGCCGCGCCGGAAGCTGATGGCGTGGGTGCCGCCGTTGCGGTCGACCTCGACGTCCAGGCGGGCGGAGAGCGCGTTCACCACGGAGGCGCCCACGCCGTGCAGACCACCCGAGGCCGCGTACGAGCCGCCGCCGAACTTGCCGCCGGCATGCAGCTTGGTCATGACGACCTCGACACCGGACAGGCCGGTCTTGGGCTCGACGTCGACCGGGATGCCACGGCCGTTGTCCCGCACCTCCACGGAGGCGTCGTCGTGGAGGATCACCTCGATGTGGTCGCAGTAGCCCCCGAGGGCCTCGTCCACGGAGTTGTCGATGATTTCCCACAGGCAGTGCATCAGGCCTCGACTGTCGGTCGAGCCGATGTACATGCCTGGGCGCTTCCGCACGGCCTCGAGCCCCTCGAGGACGAGCAGGTGCCGCGCGGTGTAGTTGGAACCGTCCCGGTCTGCTCCGGTCAGCAGCGCTGTGGACGGCACGGACGTATCGGCGGTCACGCGGTTCGCTCCTCGCTGAATTTCAGGTGAGGCCCTTTTGGGTAAGGGGCCGGGCTCTGTTGCCGCTCCGAGGGTACCGAGGCCTGGTAGAGCCGTTGTAACGCAACCCTCGTCCGAAACTCAGAGTAGTCCAGAGTCGCATACGCGTTCGATCCCTCGATGGGGTGAAGTACATATCACGTTCCCTTCCAGGCATGAACCATTTAGGCTCCGGGCACGTCCTCATGAACAACCGGCAACCCAGCCGGGAGGACCGTACAACCGAAAGAACAACCGCCAGAACCACCGAAGAACGACTGACAGACAGCGCGAACCCGTACGACACGAAGACACGCACTACGGCCCATTCGCCGCCAACCGGCAGCAGACAGCCGGCCCGGAAAGATTTTTTCGAGTTAAAGCCGCGAGCGGGAACGTTTTCGGCCTGGTTGGATGTTGACCCTGGTACGACAGCTCGTCGAGCTAGAGAAGAGGCGACGTGACTACTGTTCTGACCCCCGCGACCCCGCTGACGGCCGCTGACCGATGCGACCGCTGCGGCGCCCAGGCCTATCTGCGCGTCGTCCTGCTGAGCGGTGGAGAGCTGCTGTTCTGCGCCCACCACGGCCGCAAGTTCGAGCCGGAGCTCAAGAAGATCGCCGCGGAGATACAGGACGAGACGGAGCGGCTCACGGCCGTTCCCGCGACCGCAGAAGAGGACGAGCGCTGACGCTTCGCACCTGACGACGAGCCGCCACCGGCTCGAGGCCGGTGACCGGGCGGCCACTCCCGTACCCACGGGGTGGCCGCCCGCTCTCGTCCCGCCCCTGCGGGGGCGTGTGACCGCGTACGGCACCTCAGCGCCGTCTCAGCGGCTTTCCGCCAGCACCCGGGCCACGTACGAGCCCCTGGTGTAGACGCCGGGATTTCCGGCGAGCCCACAGCCGCTGCCCCACGACACGAGGCCGATCAGCTTCCCCCGGGCGACCAGCGGCCCTCCGCTGTCCCCCTGGCAGGCGTCCCGGCCGCCGTTCTGCTCCCCGGCACACACCATGGAGTCGGACTGGTACCGGCCCTCGGCGCTGCCGGGATAGGCCCGCTCGCAGACGGCGTCGGCCAGTACCTGCACCGAGGCGGCCCGCAGACCCTGTGTGTAGTCCCCGGCGCCCGTGGTGTCCCCCCAGCCGTAGACCGCCGTCGGCGTGCCCGGCGCGTACGCCGCGTCCCCTACGCCCGCCAGTGCGATGACGGAGCTCTCGGGCAGCGGCGCGGCGAGGGTGACCACCGCGAAGTCCCCCGCGTTCGTATAGGGGTCGTACTCGGGGTTGACCCAGGCGCCGCTCACCGGGATCTCCTCGCCCTCGGCCGACTGCAGCTCGGCGCGACCGGAGATGACCCGCAGGTCGGGGACGCGTTCCGGCGGTCCCCCCAGGACGCCCTCGCTGAGGCAGTGCGCGGCCGTCAGCACCGTCGTGGGACCGACCACGACACCGCCGCAGAACTGTCCGGCCCGCGTACCTCCGAACCGGTCACGGCTGGAGAGCGCCACCGTCCAGGGCGCCTGGGAGATCTCGACCGGATGACCGCCGATGACCACCTCGGCCATCGCCGGTGGCGGTGACACCAGCGGTATGACGGCCGTGGTGGCCGCGACGGCCAGCAGTCGGGCGAACGATCGACGCATGCGCGCTCCTCACTCCGGGTCTTTGGGTGGCACACCCAGAGTGATCCACAGGACCGGCTTTCGCATGCCGCACACACGCCGAAGGCCCGGCCCCTTCGAGGGAACCGGGCCTTCGGACCGCGCGAGCCGGTGGCACGCGCCTAGTCGAGGTAGTCGCGCAGCACCTGCGAGCGGGACGGGTGGCGCAGCTTCGACATCGTCTTGGACTCGATCTGGCGGATCCGCTCACGCGTCACGCCGTAGACCTTGCCGATCTCGTCGAGGGTCTTCGGCTGACCGTCGGTGAGGCCGAAGCGCATGGAGACGACGCCTGCCTCGCGCTCGGACAGGGTGTCCAGCACCGAGTGGAGCTGCTCCTGCAGAAGCGTGAAGCTGACCGCATCGGCCGGGACGACGGCCTCGGAGTCCTCGATGAGGTCACCGAACTCGCTGTCGCCGTCCTCGCCCAGCGGGGTGTGCAGGGAAATGGGCTCGCGGCCGTACTTCTGGACCTCGATGACCTTCTCGGGGGTCATGTCGAGTTCCTTGGCCAGCTCCTCCGGGGTGGGCTCGCGGCCCAGGTCCTGGAGCATCTGGCGCTGCACACGCGCCAGCTTGTTGATGACCTCGACCATGTGCACCGGGATACGGATGGTGCGGGCCTGGTCGGCCATGGCGCGGGTGATCGCCTGACGGATCCACCAGGTGGCGTACGTGGAGAACTTGTAGCCCTTGGTGTAGTCGAACTTCTCGACCGCGCGGATCAGACCGAGGTTGCCTTCCTGGATCAGGTCCAGGAACAGCATGCCGCGGCCGGTGTAGCGCTTGGCCAGGGAGACCACCAGACGGAGGTTGGCCTCCAGGAGGTGGTTCTTGGCGCGGCGGCCGTCCTCGGCGATGATCTCCAGCTCGCGCTTGAGCTTGGGGGCGAGCTTGTCGGCGTTGGCCAGCTTGTCCTCGGCGAACAGACCGGCCTCGATGCGCTTGGCGAGCTCGACCTCCTGCTCAGCGTTGAGCAGCGGGACCTTGCCGATCTGCTTGAGGTAGTCCTTGACCGGGTCGGCGGTGGCACCGGCGGCCGCGACCTGCTGGGCGGGCGCGTCGTCCTCGTCCTCGTCGGACAGGACGAAGCCGGCGCTCTCGGTGCCCTCGGGCTCCTCGCCCGGCTTGCCGCCCGGGGTCTCCTCCAGGACCTCTTCGTCGATCAGCTCGACGTCGTCCTTCTTTGCGGTGGTCTTCTTGGCCGCCGTCTTCTTGGCGGCGACGGTCTTCTTGGCGGGGGCCGCCTTCTTGGCGACCGCCTTCTTGGCGGCGGCCTTCTTGGCGGGTGCGGCGTCCTCGGCGGAGGCATCGGCCGCAGGCACCGCGGGGGCGGCTGTCGCGGTGGCCTTCTTGGTGGTCACCGTCTTCGCCGCGACCGTCTTGGTGGCGGTGCGCTTGGCCGGACTCTTCGCTGCGACGCTCTTTCGGGTGCGCTTGGGCTCTGCGGCACTGACCATCAGCGTCACACCCTCTTCCTCGAGGATCTGGTTGAGGCTGCGCAGTACGTTCTTCCACTGAGTGGCCGGAATCTGGTCAGCTTCGAAGGCCCGACGCACATCGTCGCCGGCGATCTGCCCCTCAGCCTTTCCCCGCTCAATGAGCGCCATGACAGAGACGGACTCGGCGATCTCCGGCGGGAGCGTACGGGATGTGCTGGCCGACACGAACAACCTCTCGGAACGTTGGAAAACGGCTTCCGGCCCCGTCCACTACGGACAGGAGCCGACCACCGGCTTGGGAGTGGGCCGACGGTGCGGGCGGGAGCCGGGAAGAGGCACAGCGCCGTGAACGGCGTCCGTATTCCCTCCGCGGCTGTCACCTCTTAGGTCATCGCGCTGTTCCCACGAGCGTTACGCCCAATCTGCGTGGCCCGAGTCACACCCCGTAAGCACTCAAAAGCGGTCAGACACCGCCAGAGGTAGTCGATCAAGGCCACAATCGGTTCTGTTCAGACAGGTACCCGAACGATTCCCGAATGAACTCCTCAATGTGGATCACCGTCCTCGGCGGGATCCGGGGCCCCTACGGGAACACCCGTCACACCTGGCCGCACCGCTCCCGGCCGACCCACCGCCCGGCCGCGACGAGACGAGGCGTCCCGGCACGACGGGCCGCCTCATGGCTCCGGCGTCGCGCCGCCGGACCCTGCCGAATCCCAGGGGGATCCGATGGGGCCCGGCGGCACGGTCCGCCGGTGGAACGACGCCACGGAGGGGAACTACGCCCCGGCCGCGGCGCCCTTGCCCCGCTCCGGGCGCCGTCAGTGCTCGCGCGGCGCGGGCACCACACGCTCCACCTCGGGATGGACGGTGAGCAGTTGCCGCATGGCCGCCTCGGCCGCCCCTCCGTCGCCCGCGGCGAGCGCGTCGACGATGCGACCGTGGTGCGCCAGCGTCGACTCGGTCGGCCGGTCGCATCCGGTGGCCGGCCCGCCGGAGACCTGGAGGGCAGCGGAGACGATCCCGGAGAGGTGCTCCAGCATGCGGTTGCTCGCGACCTGGATGAGCAGCGAGTGGAACTCGGCGTCCGCGCGCGAGAAGGTCAGCGGGTCGCCCTGAGCCATGGCATGACCCATGAGCTCGACCATGTCCCCGAGGCGCTGCTGGACG encodes the following:
- a CDS encoding DNA topoisomerase IV subunit B; its protein translation is MTADTSVPSTALLTGADRDGSNYTARHLLVLEGLEAVRKRPGMYIGSTDSRGLMHCLWEIIDNSVDEALGGYCDHIEVILHDDASVEVRDNGRGIPVDVEPKTGLSGVEVVMTKLHAGGKFGGGSYAASGGLHGVGASVVNALSARLDVEVDRNGGTHAISFRRGVPGAFAGNGPDAKFEATGGLRKGKRIPKTRTGTRVRYWADRQIFLKDAKLSLENLHQRARQTAFLVPGLTIVVRDEFGLGEGGSKGEESFRFDGGISEFCEYLASDKPVCDVLRFSGQGTFRETVPVLDEHGQMTPTQVTRELGVDVAMRWGTGYDTTLKSFVNIIATPKGGTHVAGFEQAVAATMNEVLRAKKMLRVAEDDIVKDDALEGLTAVVTVRLAEPQFEGQTKEVLGTSAARRIVTQVVAKELKAFLTSAKRDAAAQARVVMEKAVAAARTRIAARQHKDAQRRKTALESSSLPAKLADCRSDDVARSELFIVEGDSALGTAKLARNSEFQALLPIRGKILNVQKSSVTDMLKNAECGAIIQVIGAGSGRTFDIDAARYGKIIMMTDADVDGSHIRCLLLTLFQRYMRPMVEAGRVFAAVPPLHRIELVQPKKGQDKYVYTYSDRELRDKLLEFQSKGVRYKDSIQRYKGLGEMDADQLAETTMDPRHRTLRRINLSDLEAAEQVFDLLMGNDVAPRKEFISSSAATLDRSRIDA
- a CDS encoding RNA polymerase sigma factor, with product MFVSASTSRTLPPEIAESVSVMALIERGKAEGQIAGDDVRRAFEADQIPATQWKNVLRSLNQILEEEGVTLMVSAAEPKRTRKSVAAKSPAKRTATKTVAAKTVTTKKATATAAPAVPAADASAEDAAPAKKAAAKKAVAKKAAPAKKTVAAKKTAAKKTTAKKDDVELIDEEVLEETPGGKPGEEPEGTESAGFVLSDEDEDDAPAQQVAAAGATADPVKDYLKQIGKVPLLNAEQEVELAKRIEAGLFAEDKLANADKLAPKLKRELEIIAEDGRRAKNHLLEANLRLVVSLAKRYTGRGMLFLDLIQEGNLGLIRAVEKFDYTKGYKFSTYATWWIRQAITRAMADQARTIRIPVHMVEVINKLARVQRQMLQDLGREPTPEELAKELDMTPEKVIEVQKYGREPISLHTPLGEDGDSEFGDLIEDSEAVVPADAVSFTLLQEQLHSVLDTLSEREAGVVSMRFGLTDGQPKTLDEIGKVYGVTRERIRQIESKTMSKLRHPSRSQVLRDYLD
- a CDS encoding serine protease is translated as MRRSFARLLAVAATTAVIPLVSPPPAMAEVVIGGHPVEISQAPWTVALSSRDRFGGTRAGQFCGGVVVGPTTVLTAAHCLSEGVLGGPPERVPDLRVISGRAELQSAEGEEIPVSGAWVNPEYDPYTNAGDFAVVTLAAPLPESSVIALAGVGDAAYAPGTPTAVYGWGDTTGAGDYTQGLRAASVQVLADAVCERAYPGSAEGRYQSDSMVCAGEQNGGRDACQGDSGGPLVARGKLIGLVSWGSGCGLAGNPGVYTRGSYVARVLAESR